The Pieris brassicae chromosome 3, ilPieBrab1.1, whole genome shotgun sequence genome contains the following window.
GaaaactatttacaaaattaatcacATTTCaaccaatttataaatatgctGGAGGTAAATAGCTTTTCATAGAAGGTCCTGCCCGTCCCAAGGGGGGTAAACTGTCAGACTGAAAAGTTTTTACGTGTCTTTGCTGGGATTCCGCGTAATGATTCAGATTTTGACCGGAATTTCTTTGTCGTTGAAGAACTTTATAATTCTTTATCATACCTTGTAATTCTTCTTGTTGTTGATTCACTGTTCTATGAGTATTACTTTCGTGTTCAACCCTTTCACCGCTTTCCCGTTTATCTTCACGTAAAGGAATGAAGTTGGGTGAGGGtttgttttgataattattgcTACTTAGAGATTTGGGCTTCGTCTTTGCAAGTTCGAAATGATTTTTCATCGCGATGTAATTGAGTACATCGTTCATGTCTAgttttttctgtaaagtttttAACTCTTTTTGCGGCTTAATAAGAGATTGAATGTGTTTAGGCTTTTCAATCTTAacttcatttttaaaactatttttctcTTCCTTAGGTTCGGCCTCATATTTTTCTACGATTTCTTCTTTTTTACTacgaaaaatattctttaaaaatatgttctcTTGAAGTAATTCTTCCATGCTTTTTTCTGTGGTTGTGGTTGATTGATCTTTTGCAAAAGTAATTGGTCTAAAACTACTGTTTTCTTCAGTTTTTGTTATGTCGGTGGATTGTATGTTATTGAAAGTACTATATTGAAAAGGAGATGCCGTTGTGGTTCTGCTGATATCATTAAATGTCTGCCAATAACTACTCGGTGGTATGCTTAAATTTTGCTGATTTGTGTTGTGTCtttcattattaatgaaatgtaAGTCAATCGATTTCGTAACCTTTTCGGGTTCATATGCCAGTTCTTCATAATCATAGGACCGTGTTACTATTTGATTAGGTGGTAGAAAATGTTGCTGTCGAATTAAGCCTGTGTAAGGATTTGGCGTttgattttttgtttgaattttaatttcttcattatatttgttattattgttaatgcTCTCGGTTGATGTAGTGTATACATGTTCTGTTCTTAAGGTAGAATAGCCATTGCTAATTTCCGGTTGAGCTTGTATATTATTCATGTTTTTAAAATCCTGGTTATTATTTGCATATGAGTACATATTGCTCTTTGGAGTCGAATATTCGATTTGCTGGTGttcattttcattataattctTCATTGTACTTGTGACAAAATTAGGAGCTTTAGTCACTATTGAATTTGGTGTAGATGTCGGAAAggtttttaaactattatcatATACTGCTCCTCCATTTTGAACTAAAAATTGTCTTTGAATCATATCTGTGTATTGCTGCGGAGTCATGtcattaaagtttataataacgtCATCTCCTTCAGCAAATGATCGtgatattgtatttttgtttggATTTTGTTCAGCGTTATTTACATTCATTCCGTATTGCCACCTCCAAAACGGTTTGTTTTCTTGATCCATATCTCTTGAATTAGCCTCATAGTTCATAATTTGTGGCAGTGTTTGTTTTTCTACTGATATTGTCCTTGATGGTGATTGTTGCGATTGTGACGTTGAAGATGGATTCCGAGTACCCTGTGAAGctgaaaatgttatttgtgGCGATATTGGGATTGATTTGGCTTTACTTAATTCCACAGCTATATCAAAGTTTGTTTTTGGTATGTGAGAAGGTGCTGCTGTtacaatttgattattttgtaaGTTAGAATTCTGTGTAAATCCAAATGAAAACGCTTCTGGAGTTTTTCCTGTAAATAATCCCCGAGTAGGTGCATAATGTGAGACCTTATCTGCTACGTTATTTTCGTTGTCTGAATCATTTTCCTCCCAAGAAGATCTCATGTTTGGAGGTCTTCTTGCTTCTTCAGCTAAGTTATACTGAACAgctctgtaaaaaaataggtTTTGGTCGTCTTCAattggaaacaaaaaaaaaatattcaaatataatatattgatatttattacctCTGTATGATCTCCGGTATTGGTGGTGGTGATGGTAGATGATCTCCACTGGCTCGATATCCATTAGAATCTGCTATGTAATGGACTGTATACGTTTGTCCATTATCGCCCACATAAGAGTATGAGCCTTCTACTACTTGTTCTTCTTTACCAGAGCCCATATTTTCCATGCGACTATGTTGCACGTAATGGGTCTGGTCTGCACCTAATGCTctgtagtaaaataatttacattaaaacgaACTTGGAGTAATGAATTTAGTTGTATCTAAAAGAaatacactttaaaaataatgtacttaCTCATAACTGAAACTACCATCTAAGTCCATTTCGTTGGAGAGACGTAGTATAGGAATAGATGGCTCTGTTGTCGATGAAAAGAATATATTGGGGAGTTGAGAAAATTGTGAGTTATATGATTTTGAATGGTCATTAACATCATTTCTCTGCAGTTCACTTGTTAATATCATGCGTCTAGAAGCTGTGTTTTGATTGAGCGGTTGTTGCGTTGTAACGTGTTGAAATAATGCTGGCTGTTTTCCGTCAATTCTATTTTGAGGGTTTTGTTCAAAACTGAACATTTTAGGAAGAGTTCTTATGTCTCTCCTTTCGTGCATCTGTTCAGTTACGTTTTTTGGTAATGATCcttgattttgtttaaatataggTTTTGGTGACGAAATTCGTATTTGGTGTTCAtcgtcatcatcatcatcatcaaagTTTGGTCTCATTGTAGAAGAAAATACAACTTGGTGTGCCGACGGGTAAACTGATGGTGCTTTTGTGGCACTCGGTGGCAAAAATTGGTATGGTAGTTTGTTCATGTCATTGACGGCAAAATACGGCATTGCCGTATGGGGTTCAGGTGgcaaataaattgaattgtcTGAAACCATTATGCCTGAACTAGGTGTTTGAAATTGCGGTGGAAATGGAAATTGATCCTGTGTTCGTTGACATTTTGTAAGCACTCCCAGATTtgttattataagaaaatgtGTTACCTgaaatgatataataaattcagtaTCCACCTGATTTGCATATTTATTGAGACACAAACACTTCCACTTACCAGCTTCATTTTAATTGaagctgtttttattttacaataaagcatCCGTCACACTGAAACACTGGTATAAAATAGACTGATAATGAAAATGAATTCCGAATACATTTATATGCACGCGATGTCCAGGCATTCGTGAAAATCTCGTGCGGATTGTTTTCTCCATCTCCAGCTTTAGATGTATCAGCGGAACtgagataataaataattatcctACTATTCTCTAATTTTTTGATGGTGATATCATTTCCCATTGTCCTATAAAATACGTGTGCTATAATCGTAATGCtgcgaaaataatatatggaaACATACAATACTTTCCAAGATGCCACTACCGGTTAAACAAAATCGAAAAGAGTTTAGTATAACCGATTGAAAAAATCCTGAAAGAGATTTAAAATTCAGTCAATCATCAGTCTCATAGTATTGTCGTGCCcgtgtaatataaataaataatgcacactataatgcatattttatttatataaaagcgcataattattttaaagaaatgcacaggctttgataaatattgatattgcaaaaacaaaacactacaAACAAAATGACACACGATCGTCTTTTTGTGGCCCTtgctgttttattaattaaaaagggtATAACCGCAGCAAAGTTTATTTGAAAGGGAGATCCCGATATGTTTCGATAAATTGAACATTCTAAACAGAATCCGAGTTATTTCGATGCGTGATTCTGAAAGTGTTGCAGTTCTTATAACGACCAATGTCAATGACCCGTAAGActggtttttaaaaatattgatattcaaAGGGCGGCCtcgattttgataaattagtAATcggtacttttatttttacaaaattagttTCGAACCTTTTTCgcaacttatttattaaccctttaataatgtttgttaTGAACATTAAACACTAATAAGTTTTAGAGGTAATAAGAGTAAGAATATTTCTTGAATTCATTTAAACTTAATGAGTAAGAGGTAGTTTGGTTGGTTGTACTTGGagactgtattttattaagaaatttttcctttttttaggtGTGAAAATAATCAGAGAATTACCttctgaaaatttaaataaatttatttaaaggtaATTTTTGGGACTTACGTTGTATGTTCGCGTAAATCATTGAACTATTgagctaaataaataaaaggagttttgttatatgaatcatttattaaaagtaaattaaatctaGAACTGGCATCAAATATCAATATCACAAATGGTTTCGTCGCATGCAGATATCGAGTTCACAATTCATATCGTGAGCAAGATATCTGCTATTCCTTAATTATAGATTATCTCGTAAAAAGGCCTAAAATAGACCAAGACAACTAATCTGAGGTAACATTAAATTTGCGACTCGTAACCTACTTAACATCTGGTAACTACTTTCCGTATGATTGAGGAGGGTAGAAGTTTGGTTGTTCTTGAGGGTAGGTCTGTTGTTGGCTAGGGTAGCCTTGGTTTTGTTGTTGGCTAGGATAACCTACGTTTTGTTGTTGGCTAGGATAACCTTGATTTTGTTGTTGGCTAGGATAGCCTTGGTTCTGCTGTTGGCTAGGATAACCTTGGTTTTGTTGTTGGTTGGGATAGCCTTGTTGCCAGTTTTGCTGTTGTCCGGGGTAGGTTGCTTCTTGATTGGGGTATTTCTGTGGCGGTTGTGGTTTTGGCTGAGGTTGGGGCTGGGGTTTTATTTGGGTTGGTGGTTTGATTGGCTTGGGTGGATTTAGCACTTGCTCTTTGTTTTTCTCAGCTTGAGCTTGGGCGTTTTTGTCAATGGATctgtgaaaaaaataaagtaatgaaTAAAACACATGACTTAGATATATATCTACAagtaacacaaataaaaacattgattttgctttattattttatatcgttTCTGGTATGATGTTAATCGTGAtcctaattataattatattttatatgatatttttaatgtctGACCTCTGACctgtctaaaaaaatataattcttagtACTTACTCCTGAATCGCTGGTGGAATAGGGTGGGGTGTTGGGAGGTGGGCTCCAGTTGCGTGGTAACCAGTATCGTCAGCCCAGTAGGTAACTGTGTATATTTTGCCATCAGCAGCTTTGAATGAGTACATGCCCTTTTTCACTACAATTTCATTCTCCGTGTTGGGGTTTAACACATAACCTTCCTCCATAACGTGAGTGCCGTCAGCAATTTCATATCTGTAtcaaaatagtaatattagTACTGTATCGCTGTATAAAAATgatgtataatatatgtaaatgcatgatctaaaaaaaatgcacCCATCGAACAATACACTTtcgcattttattatttgatatttttaagattaatagatgtttaattaattgttttatttaagtaacaaaatatatgacgTGGGAAAAGCAATGATTAAATTGAATCAGTTCAATTACACGTCCAGTACACGATTACACGTTACATTGGAAAGATGTAAAATGTccgcatttttattataattacacctTAAGtggtatgtaaatattttgacgTCGAACTTTGCATAAAAAAAGGTATTAGATAAAACGGTAGTTTCTAAAAGGATTTGgccacatttattatttatttattatacgttTTATGCTTATTAAGCTCGCGAATACagttaaattagttataaaataaccGGCTGTCTGTGGATATTTATGTCAAATGTATACAATAGCGTAAACCGTTACATACtaatattgctttttatagatttttgtaatttacaagagtgaaaaattgttttaattatttactaacggtaagtaataaaattgtttaaaattcgCTATACcattaaatataagaaaaacgCTATGATCTTCTGTGAAATTTATATTccacaaaaaaatacttaaaaatggctaaattttatttagttatactTTAAAGTCAATTTCACACTCATATTGTTATACCCCTTAATTTATGGTGCGGTCGGTATAAATAAACCCGAGAAAGGATTTGGTCGTTACGACCACGCGTTTATTTCCTTTGCTAAATTAAAGCTACCACGAATAACCTTGAGCAGGAAAGTTCAGGTAAAAAGCTCCAGTCTAGATTTATTCAAGTCGGTCCGGACACAATTACGGAAATAActactaattatataaatgactaacaagaaaatataaaatatttctctcttttcattttagtataaacaaataacattcaatacaactttattacaattaaaacaaaaccttTCGTATAATGTATGCttaataaacgtttatattgatttttcatTTAACAATCGTGAGTTTTTAACTCAAACACCTGAAtcgcattaaaatatatctatatcttGAATCTAAGTTCGTTCTCacggtaaatataattagcttTTTGGGTAagcgtttaaaaaataaacatgcaGTTACTTACTCGTATTTGTAGCTACCATTATCACCAATCGTGTGTTCGTTCTTTATAACTGGGATAGGTGTAGTGGTTGAAGAAGTGGATGCTGGAGCCTGAGGCCACGTGGACTGTACCGGAGCACTTGTGGTCCAAGCAGGTTGGACTGGGGCGCTGGTAGGCTTTTCCCAGTTGTTTGGTGGATAACCGTTATTCCATGAATCCTGGTTGTTCGACCAGTTGTTCTGAGGGTCTGGTTTGTTCCAGGTATCCTGATTGTTTGACCAATTGTTCTGGGGGTAACCTTGTGGGGTgttgtaattgttttgtgGTTGGTTGTAGTTGTTCTGAGGAGTATTTGAACCGTAGAACCTTGGTCGTACAACGCGT
Protein-coding sequences here:
- the LOC123706653 gene encoding serine protease/ABC transporter B family protein tagB-like, which produces MKLLCIFAVLLAISLADEIKPEENIESLLGLPSTEVEPKPVVISETPRRKIKRRVVRPRFYGSNTPQNNYNQPQNNYNTPQGYPQNNWSNNQDTWNKPDPQNNWSNNQDSWNNGYPPNNWEKPTSAPVQPAWTTSAPVQSTWPQAPASTSSTTTPIPVIKNEHTIGDNGSYKYEYEIADGTHVMEEGYVLNPNTENEIVVKKGMYSFKAADGKIYTVTYWADDTGYHATGAHLPTPHPIPPAIQESIDKNAQAQAEKNKEQVLNPPKPIKPPTQIKPQPQPQPKPQPPQKYPNQEATYPGQQQNWQQGYPNQQQNQGYPSQQQNQGYPSQQQNQGYPSQQQNVGYPSQQQNQGYPSQQQTYPQEQPNFYPPQSYGK